Proteins from one Danaus plexippus chromosome 2, MEX_DaPlex, whole genome shotgun sequence genomic window:
- the LOC116779431 gene encoding protein anon-37Cs-like produces MKILSVTYLFRSSKPWRRIQIKWLSDKPDMLYDCGPDLRDRGVCGIDPFDPNKCFQEPRVVIIGAGMAGLSAASRLSQRGINNLVVLEAYERPGGRIHSCWLGDVVAELGADLANSDYFTHPVYNLSAAEKPPRPGVPGSEHTRGLFNSIVTKKVPYPPTVSAYYKFRQIEEEASNIFCLGGSKQHGSLINFMSIRIQQELHEYPEEQQHDAARIMFGLTHMMNARCGDDTAMLCADHTGCFMNMPGGDVRVPLGTIGTLAPLLRQIPEGAIRYCKPVNCVYWGTCIKSGYRSTVCTTDGDEFPADYVIITPSIGVLYSNSTRLFCPSLPASKIDALRCFGFGYCNKIYLEYCRPFWFWHNGSLDFDYTYETLSHRNDWTRGITAIRVVPNSKHVISVLVFGKEALTLEGLCDKDVAEGVTDLLKTSTGNRYIPYPITILRSHWVSDPYFQGVFSYEGKCTDGEAQRALACPLPGPSESIPPILLFAGEATVPAHYGTIDGARISGVREAERIVQLTKQFGGPPLPTSINPVCCG; encoded by the exons atgaaaattttaagtgttaCATATCTTTTTAGATCTTCGAAACCATGGCGGCGGATACAGATAAAATG GCTGTCGGACAAACCGGATATGCTGTACGACTGTGGGCCAGATTTACGTGACAGGGGCGTGTGTGGAATAGATCCATTCGATCCGAACAAATGTTTCCAAGAACCACGCGTGGTCATCATAGGAGCGGGTATGGCCGGACTCTCTGCCGCCTCAAGACTATCACAACGTGGCATCAATAATCTTGTTGTGCTTGAAGCTTATGAAag ACCAGGAGGCCGCATTCACTCTTGTTGGTTGGGAGATGTTGTTGCTGAGCTCGGCGCTGATTTGGCAAATAGTGATTATTTTACTCATCCTGTATACAACCTCTCTGCCGCAGAAAAACCTCCCCGTCCTGGTGTACCGGGTTCAGAACATACACGTGGACTGTTTAATagtattgttacaaaaaaagtgCCATATCCACCAACCGTATCtgcatattataaatttcgcCAAATTGAAGAAGAagctagtaatattttttgcctTGGAGGAAGCAAACAGCATggatcattaattaattttatgagtaTAAGAATTCAACAGGAACTTCATGAATATCCAGAAGAACAGCAACATGATGCGGCTCGAATAATGTTTGGACTTACCCATATGATGAATGCTCGTTGTGGTGACGATACGGCAATGCTTTGTGCGGATCACACTGGCTGTTTTATGAACATGCCAGGAGGAGATGTGCGGGTGCCGTTGGGGACAATAGGCACGCTTGCACCACTGTTACGTCAAATACCTGAAGGTGCAATACGGTACTGTAAACCCGTGAACTGTGTATATTGGGGAACTTGCATCAAATCAGGATATCGATCTACAGTTTGTACAACTGATGGAGATGAATTCCCTGcagattatgttattattacacCTTCTATTGGAGTTCTCTATTCAAATTCAACAAGACTTTTTTGCCCATCACTCCCCGCTTCTAAAATAGACGCTCTCAGATGCTTCGGATTCGGgtactgtaataaaatttatttagagtATTGCCGTCCATTTTGGTTTTGGCATAATGGAAGCTTAGATTTTGATTACACTTATGAAACTTTATCTCATCGTAATGATTGGACACGAGGTATTACAGCAATACGTGTGGTGCCAAATAGTAAACATGTAATAAGCGTTCTTGTATTTGGTAAAGAAGCGTTGACACTAGAGGGACTTTGCGATAAAGACGTCGCAGAAGGAGTTACTGACCTTTTAAAAACATCGACGGGGAATCGTTATATTCCCTATCCGATTACAATTTTGCGATCTCATTGGGTTTCTGATCCATATTTTCAAGGTGTGTTTTCTTATGAAGGGAAGTGTACAGATGGAGAAGCACAAAGGGCTTTGGCGTGTCCTTTACCCGGTCCCAGTGAATCAATTCCACCTATTCTTCTATTTGCCGGAGAAGCAACTGTTCCAGCACATTATGGCACAATTGATGGTGCCAGAATAAGTGGAGTAAGGGAAGCGGAACGAATTGTACAATTAACAAAGCAATTCGGAGGACCACCTCTGCCAACTTCAATAAATCCCGTGTGTTGTGGctga
- the LOC116779646 gene encoding venom dipeptidyl peptidase 4 yields the protein MKYNLVVLATALVYFLADSVASPQGLLKTFTLEELVPLQHEFFPDRVAVQWISDTEYIIAEPDSVNKYDAITDTHSTILDKKELLNMSQFSVSSFSNDQKYVLLVLTPSRKKIYRYSTLAEYSLYDLEKNKIANIAHGPLQVVVWGSDKSLAYVEDNNVYYIPDLAQPDVVTALTKDGIPGEIYHGVTDWIYEEEVFNAAEAMWFSPHGTYLAVATFNDTQVESALYPYYGEPSDFNSQYPLLVHFKYPKAGRTNPDVQLRVFNLNDTSSEPMMIPAPVDIVGLDHILGRVNWATDQNLVVLWLNRRQSISVLVNCNLKENKCNIVKQHNEPNGWIDINEPFFDKTGKKMLEIQPMHYEDQRFMHVAHFDFETQETTDLSPGNSTVTEILGWDQKSDIVLYIVSPGNEPWQRQLWGASKGINRCISCTKPTCHNVDGMFSPAGSYGIVSCSAVNVPPVTYFFKSQNRGFKIITENSKLLEKLSRYKMPLVLFNKISLEEDTMAHIKLLLPPEMKPGKKYPMIVRLYAGPGTTRVKDTYDLEYYNLYLSGNRSFIVASIDVRGSGAMGVEAMHALNNALGTVEITDTLTAIRRLVSMYSFIDTDRIGAWGWSYGGYATTMMLIRDHDKIVTCGAAVAPVTSWLYYDTIYTERYMDTPQNNPVGYENSDLMMQAEKLRDRRYLLVHGTGDDNVHYQHSLQLAKVLQRADIAFEQMSYTDENHSLRGVSRHFYHTLDHFWSQCFNL from the exons ATG aaatataatcTGGTAGTCCTAGCAACGGCATTGGTGTACTTCCTTGCCGATTCTGTTGCTTCACCTCAAGGACTCCTGAAGACATTCACTTTGGAGGAATTGGTGCCTTTGCAACATGAGTTCTTTCCTGATAGAGTGGCTGTACAATGGATATCAG ATACGGAATATATTATAGCGGAACCAGattcagtaaataaatatgacgcCATCACCGACACACACAGCACAATACTGGATAAGAAGGAATTG CTCAACATGAGCCAGTTTTCGGTGTCCTCGTTCTCGAACGatcaaaaatatgtactaCTAGTACTTACACCAAGTAGAAAGAAG aTTTATAGATATTCAACATTGGCTGAATATTCGCTGTATGATCTTGAGAAGAA taAAATCGCTAACATCGCCCACGGACCGCTCCAGGTTGTTGTATGGGGCAGTGACAAGTCTTTAGCGTACGTTGAAGACAACAATGTGTACTATATACCTGACTTGGCTCAACCCGATGTTGTGACAGCACTGACGAAAGATGGCATCCCAGGAGAAATATATCATGGTGTGACAGATTGGATTTATGaag AGGAAGTGTTTAATGCAGCGGAAGCAATGTGGTTTTCACCTCATGGGACCTACTTGGCCGTAGCAACCTTCAATGACACTCAAGTGGAGTCCGCCTTATACCCCTACTACGGGGAACCGTCCGATTTTAATAGTCAATATCCTTTACtcgttcattttaaatatcctaAG GCAGGTCGCACGAATCCAGATGTGCAACTGCGTGTGTTCAATCTCAATGACACGTCCAGTGAGCCGATGATGATTCCAGCCCCTGTAGATATTGTGGGCCTAGATCACATTTTGGGGAGGGTCAATTGGGCTACTGATCAAAATCTCGTCGTTCTATGGCTTAACAGACGACAGAGTATTAGTGTTTTAGTGAACTGCAATCTAAAAGAGAACAAATGCAATATAGTGAAACAGCATAATGAACCCAATGGTTGGATTGATATTAACGAACCGTTTTTCGATAAAACAGGAAAGAAAATGTTAGAAATTCAACCCATGCATTACGAAGATCAGAGATTTATGCATGTAGCACATTTTGATTTCGAAACTCAAGAAACGACCGATTTGAGTCCAGGAAATTCCACAGTCACAGAAATATTGGGATGGGATCAGAAATCAGACATTGTTCTGTATATTGTATCCCCGGGAAATGAACCTTGGCAAAGACAACTGTGGGGTGCCTCTAAAGGAATCAATAGATGCATTTCGTGCACCAAACCGACTTGTCACAACGTTGATGGTATGTTTTCACCGGCAGGTAGCTATGGAATTGTATCGTGCAGTGCCGTAAATGTACCTCCAGTTACATACTTTTTCAAAAGCcag AATAGAGGCTTTAAGATCATAACGGAAAACTCGAAATTGCTTGAAAAATTGAGTCGTTATAAAATGCCTTTGGTCTTATTTAACAAGATTTCGTTAGAAGAGGATACGATGGCTCATATCAAGTTGTTGTTGCCACCTGAAATGAAACCAGGGAAGAAGTATCCTATGATAGTGAGGTTATACGCTGGACCCGGAACAACTAGAGTCAAAGACACCTATGATCttg AATACTACAATCTTTATTTAAGCGGCAATCGTAGTTTCATAGTAGCGTCGATCGATGTAAGGGGTTCGGGCGCGATGGGTGTGGAGGCGATGCACGCCCTCAACAACGCTCTTGGGACTGTTGAAATTACCGATACTTTAACAGCTATCAG ACGACTTGTGAGTATGTATTCGTTCATTGATACCGACCGTATTGGAGCTTGGGGATGGAGTTATGGTGGTTACGCTACCACTATGATGTTGATCAGAGACCATGACAAGATAGTGACGTGTGGCGCTGCTGTCGCTCCAGTTACTTCGTGGTTATATTATG ATACAATTTACACGGAGAGGTATATGGATACACCTCAAAACAACCCAGTGGGCTATGAAAACTCAGACCTGATGATGCAAGCTGAAAAACTCCGAGACCGCCGTTATCTTTTAGTACATGGAACTGGTGATGACAACGTTCACTACCAACACAGCTTGCAACTAGCCAAGGTGCTGCAAAGAGCTGACATTGCATTTGAACAAATG agTTATACTGATGAAAATCATTCTTTGCGAGGTGTGAGTCGACATTTCTACCATACATTGGATCACTTCTGGTCGCAATGTTTTAACTTATAA